The Candidatus Babeliales bacterium genomic sequence AAAGCTAGCAATCGTTCGATCATTAATCTCATCAACGCTGTGAACCCATTTTGCACGAAAATCACCAAAGTCTGGCACATGTAGACAAGTTCCATTGTGCACATCAAAAGAAAGAACCGAAGCCGGCTCAGAGATTCCTGAAAAATAGTAAAAACTACTATCTTGTAAAAAAATCTCATGATCGCCCTCAAATGGAGCAAATAGAAAAACTGTTCCAGCTTTTTCTGGGTACTCTTGAGCAATTAATTCTAGTAATTTTGTGCGACGCACAGTGAATTTATTAGATTTATCCTGCTTGCTACCGTCAGCCATAATTTTGACCATGTCACCAAACATATCCAACCTCAAAATTTGTTATTTTTTGTTTTCTAATTCTACTTAAAATAATTTACGATCAGCCAAAGCTTTTCCAACAGTTAGCCTGTCTACGAATTCCAAGTTTGAACCGATCGGAATTCCCTTTGCCAAACATGAAACCTTAACCGTTTTTCCATGGAGCTTGCGTGCAATAAAAGCTACCGTAGCTTCTCCTTCAGGGGTTTGATTCATGGCAAAAACTAACTCGACAACCCCACTAGTCACACGCACAATCAACTCTTCTATTTTTAAATCTTTTGGACCAACGCCTTCAAGAGGAGAAATGACACCGCCAAGCACGTGATACAAACCACGAAACGCCTCGGTGCGTTCAATCACCAAAAGCTCATGCCAAGTTTCTACAACACAAATAATTGACGAATCGCGACTTTTATCAAAGCAAAAAGAACATTGTTCATTTTGCTCTTGCCATACAAAGCAGGTTTGACAAAGCACCACACGGGCTTTGGCTTCTTTCAAAGCTCTACAAAATTGCTCAATTCGTTCATCATCGAGCTGCAGAAAATAAGACGTTACTCGATACATATTTTTTGAAGCAAGAAATGGAACCTGCTGCAAATGTCTCATCAGTTTTTTTACTGTTGGTAATTTATCAATCATGCTTCTCTCTCCAAAGTCAGCGACCCAAGGTCAGCGACAACAGCGGACTACGCCAACCGTCGTGACAACCAGCCTATTTTACGAATTGCATAAGATTGCGCCACCCCAAACAAAGTATTCAGAGCGATAAACATTGCCAGTCCAGCAGCCAAATATGCTGTAAATGCGCCAAGTAAAAGCGCCATGCCAAAACGAGAAGCCATTTGTCGAGGACCTTGATTTGCTACAGGTGTCAAAACCATGCCAACACCTATCAAGATAGATAAAATATAATACGGATCTGCCGCAGAAAGGTCTGGAATCCATAAGAACGATGCGCCATGCAGCTCAATTGAACTCGTTAAAACTTTATTAAGAGCTATAAATACCGGAATATTTAAAAGCATAGGCAAACAACTTGAAAAAATAGGAAGGCCATGTTTTTGAATGAGTTCAGCATTCGCTTGGTCTAAAGCTGCTTTGTCATGTTTAAATTTTTGTTGAAGATAAGCCCGTTTTTTCTCAAACTCTGCTTGCTGCTTCAAGCCTTTTTCGCCTTTTAAAGTAAACGGCAACATTAAAAGCTTTATTAAAAGCGATAGAAGGATTATCGCAAGTCCATAGTTTCCGCATTGCTCTTTCAAATAAACTAAAAGATTGAACAATGGCTTAGAAATAGGATTTAAGAAACCATATTGAATCAAACCGGTAAGGTATGGTGCAACAGCTTTCATTGATTCAACTGTCTTAGGACCCATGTAAAATGACCATGAAATTTCTGAATTTTGCTGCAACGCTTGTGATTCTAAAATCGCTTGATAATTTTTATCGCCCTGTTTTTTAAAGTAAGCTCGAACAGTTGCTCCTGGTGATGATGCAAAACATATTTGAGCTAAAAACTTTTGAGAAAAACCAAACAATTTTGGTTCGAACCAAAATTGTTGAAATGTATCAGATTTTTCCAGTGCAACATCTTGCATTTTAATCTGATCGTTGCTTGTAGGAGCATTAACCACGCCTTTAAGTTCTTCTGACAGCACAGTCATAGGAAAAAATAATCGAACTTGCTCAATGTTTTGATCTGACGGTCGTCGATAGTCCATCGAAACCTTTACATCAACTTGATACGTTTCTTTGTGAATCACAAACGTTTTTGTAATCATACCAGCATCAGATCGAGCCTGATACTCAACGGCGATAGCTTTTGGGCTTTGCAGATCATAAGAACGGATAAAATTATAATTGAGAGGCGTTGAGCCTTGTAATCCGATCAAGAAACATTGAGCACTCTCTGGCAGCACTGCAACATTTTTTGAATCATCCTGCCACAAGAAATCCATAGACTGCAAAACAGCGCCTTTTGAAGAAAAAACATACTGAGCTAAATCAGTTTTGATTGGTGTCAAAACAGGTTCAACAGGCTCTTGTGTGGCGAAATCGATTTCAAGATTTAAAGGTTTTTGAATTTTTGCTAGCTCTTCAGGAGCTATAAACTTTTGACCTGACGCGCAGGCTACTGTCTGAACTTCCTGCAAGACAGCTGGTTTTGGCGTTGGAGTGCCCATAAAGTATTGGAAACACAGCCAACCTATAAAAATAATTCCTACATTGAGCGGAGAAGGAAAAATATTCTCTCTGTTTTTAAAAACAAACTTATTAAAAAGAATGGTGAAAACTAAATAATAACCGGTACAGAGGAGTGCTTGATACATCATTTCTGCAAAAATCATAGACAATACCTTATAAAAATGTAAAAAAAGAATATTAAATGCTAAACTATTGGAGACAAGCTTAACAAAGATCAGATGATTAAGCCAGAGAATTAAAGGTTTAAAAAGGAGCTATTTTTATGAAAATGTCTAAACGCCAATACCGCATCGGCGAGCTAGCGAAGTCGCTTAACATTGAAAGATTCGTTATACGATTTTGGGAAAAAGAACTTGAAATAAAACCGCAACGATCCCAAGGCGGACAACGGTTTTACCAAGAAAAAGATTTTCAAACATTTTTGGCGGTTAAAGAGCTTTTGTATCAAAAAAAATACACTTTAGCTGGAGCAAAAAAAGAACTTTTGAATATGAAAAAAGCTCGTAATGTTATTGCATCACAAACAATCATACAAGTACCTGTAGAGTGTGACTGCAAAGAAAAATTATCAATCCTTAAAGCTCAACTGCTAAAGTTCAAACAAACGCTTTAACTTTTTCTAAACTTTTTGCCTGAAGATGCTACAATAATCCACATGAAGATGCAGATAATTGGTAAGAAACAGATTAAATAATAAGAAAACAACCATGTACAAAAAAAATGAGCACATTCACTTCATGGGCATTGGCGGCATCGGCATGAGTGGCATCGCTAAAATATTGATCAAGCAAGGCTACCGCGTCTCAGGATGTGATAGCCTTATCGATCAATTGGCAGTCAAAGAGCTTTTGGACCTTGGGGCCGTCATCGCTCCTCATCATCAACATCAACTCTGCAGCGACCCGTCAATCGATACTTTAGTCCATACTTCTGCTGTCTTAAAAACTCATCCTGAAATTATAGCTGCAGAGCAGCGATCAATTCCCGTTATCTTGCGCGCAACTATGCTGGCAGAGATCATGCGTACCAAATATTCGATCGCTGTAGCAGGCTCTCATGGCAAAACCACGACATCATCCCTTTTGTCTCATCTTCTTTTACAAGCAGAACTGGATCCAACTATAATCGTTGGTGGCCATATCCATTCAATTGGCACCAATGCAGTGAGTGGCAATGGATCGTTGCTGGTAGCTGAAGCTGATGAAAGTGATCGGTCGTTTTTGCAACTTCCTAAAACTTTTTCCATCGTGACCAATATCGACCTTGAACACCTTGAA encodes the following:
- the recR gene encoding recombination mediator RecR, with protein sequence MIDKLPTVKKLMRHLQQVPFLASKNMYRVTSYFLQLDDERIEQFCRALKEAKARVVLCQTCFVWQEQNEQCSFCFDKSRDSSIICVVETWHELLVIERTEAFRGLYHVLGGVISPLEGVGPKDLKIEELIVRVTSGVVELVFAMNQTPEGEATVAFIARKLHGKTVKVSCLAKGIPIGSNLEFVDRLTVGKALADRKLF
- the yidC gene encoding membrane protein insertase YidC → MIFAEMMYQALLCTGYYLVFTILFNKFVFKNRENIFPSPLNVGIIFIGWLCFQYFMGTPTPKPAVLQEVQTVACASGQKFIAPEELAKIQKPLNLEIDFATQEPVEPVLTPIKTDLAQYVFSSKGAVLQSMDFLWQDDSKNVAVLPESAQCFLIGLQGSTPLNYNFIRSYDLQSPKAIAVEYQARSDAGMITKTFVIHKETYQVDVKVSMDYRRPSDQNIEQVRLFFPMTVLSEELKGVVNAPTSNDQIKMQDVALEKSDTFQQFWFEPKLFGFSQKFLAQICFASSPGATVRAYFKKQGDKNYQAILESQALQQNSEISWSFYMGPKTVESMKAVAPYLTGLIQYGFLNPISKPLFNLLVYLKEQCGNYGLAIILLSLLIKLLMLPFTLKGEKGLKQQAEFEKKRAYLQQKFKHDKAALDQANAELIQKHGLPIFSSCLPMLLNIPVFIALNKVLTSSIELHGASFLWIPDLSAADPYYILSILIGVGMVLTPVANQGPRQMASRFGMALLLGAFTAYLAAGLAMFIALNTLFGVAQSYAIRKIGWLSRRLA
- a CDS encoding MerR family transcriptional regulator, whose amino-acid sequence is MKMSKRQYRIGELAKSLNIERFVIRFWEKELEIKPQRSQGGQRFYQEKDFQTFLAVKELLYQKKYTLAGAKKELLNMKKARNVIASQTIIQVPVECDCKEKLSILKAQLLKFKQTL